cTCCTTTCGTTATTGTGCTTTATGAATACTAATTCATGAGCAAAATTAAATTGTGCCTCCCTGCCCACTCATTCAATGTTAGAAATTAATTACTTCCACATGCACTTCCCCACCCACCAGATTCCCATCATGCATGAAATTTTATCTGTTTGCTAAAAGGTTGTTTAAATAGAACTCCttttgactttgaaaattgTTCATTCTCTCAATTCTCCTTCTTTTAATTAGAATAGTCCTACTTCCCAGTGATCCACTGCTTGTTTGGTATCAATcatatagaatttttttttgttttctatttacTTTCATTCGAATAATATGAGAAGGTTTTGGAACCTCTTCAAACTCTAAGTATTTGTGTGTTTGTTTGTTCGCATATGGACACGCCAAGTTATTGGTTACTGtgatttttaatgtattaaaattttCCTCATATCGTATTaatgtctttttattttgtttgacaTGTGAAATCTGCTCCCAGTTCCATTTTATTCCAGTCAACTGGCCCAAATTGATGTACATGTCCCGAAGTAAAGGATAGAACTATAGAAGAGATGAAGAAGCCGGCCACGAGGcctattttatttcatttcttttataattgtatttttttatctttgggCCTAAGCCTTTGTCGTCTTTACTTTccgtatatatattatttattatattgtatgTTTAGTTTAGGACAGGACAAAATAAATGGGTTAAAAACCCAAAACAGGTGGGTTCAAATTTCCGGTCAAAGCGAACAGAACCCGGATTTGaacccaaatctctctctctctttctcactTTATATGCTTTTAATTACTTATCTGTTTTCTTGTCATTAGTTTAAGGTTCGAAAACTCCAAATTCCCCGCAAACGCTATAAATGTTTTATGgacttaaaattaatttcaaagggattctaaaaaatcaaataaactaTCAAACCAAATCTTACTTggttattaaaattaatacttcttttcataaataacttcaaatatgttataacttaaaaactttttaaagaTCACTTTAACCAAATTGATTAGTTATTGGATAACCGCAAGTAAGCGGAAGTCTTAGGTGCTTTCAAAACCTTCCTGAGATGTTAATATGAATCCCCGAACcccctttaaagttttcaaaattatttttatgtttaagtcttttgaaaacaatagttttcttgacttttctcaaaaattaagtggcgactctaaaaaagtcagaaaaacattaaaaacaatattttccttttccaaaaaaaacatATGGGATAAAGTGTAAAATGACATggtattaaattataataattagaaaaagaCCCAAAAGCCCATGACCTAAAAGTTGACAAACACACTTGATGGTACCCTTCACGGACCATCAGAGGCACCACGACCCATTAACTAGGTCGTGAAAAGGACCTTGGCCGAGGGCCTTAAAGTTCCACTGGAACGGCGGCCCTAACGGCCCGTCAAGTGTACCACAAATCATTTTTCCATATGTATCCCTTTGGATAGTGGCTAGGAAAACCCCCCTCTTGGTGACCTTTCTTGATGATGCAAGTGACGACCCGTCAAACGCATCACGAGTCGTCGAGGCCTCTGTGGGAGGGACTCCTACAAGGCATGTCAAGGGGACTTATCACGGTGCTAATTCACAGACTTTGGGCCCCTTCATAGTTCGTCTGGACTCTATGGAGGGTTTCATGGTCTAGTTTTTGGCCTTTGAGTTTCCTACTTGCATCCTTTTAATGTCTTGAATTCGAGATGTTACAGTCTTGATTTACAATTGTAAGCTTTCCTGATACTTTTGAACCCAATAGTTTTGGGTTGATAAAATGATGGGAAAACTTGGGCAATTAGAGAGTATACAATTCAAAGTCTATAGTAGTAGGATAAAGATGAATATGGGCAGTGAAAAGAATGTTTTATCACGGAGGAACTACTTGATGGCTAAATCCGAATGCAACCAATAGTTGGGAATGATGATGTTGATAAATAGAGAGGGGTATAGAGGGACGTAACTAATTTGGGTAGTTTACAACTTTAAATCAGCTTCTAAGCAAACTCGATCGGGCTTGACAATAGGAGGTGATTTTGATCCATTGTCCGGTGAACACTGAGCTCTCATATACATAACCTTATATGTTCTCTTATCCTGTCATATTTTCCAATTCAATTAATAGATGTTCTGAACTATCACTCCTCTGTTCAACTCATTGGTCCGACTCCAGAAAACATAAATGGAAACCATAAACTATCCTGCTCTGTTACACAAATCCATGGACACTCAACAATGACAACAATAAGAAACAATTTGTTTGGATGtttgttatgtattgttttataatgcatcatattgtattgtattgttctCTGTCGTTACATAAAGTAGGATATAAGGTAGAGATACTATGAAAAGATAgggtaaaatatgaaatatagttaataaataataaataaagataaaatgaaaagaagataTTAAGGTGACGACGCGATCACACCAAATTAGTCGTTACACAAAATAAGTATTTTCGTTGTTACCTAACGATGAATCTAAATGATTTAATATAATAGAATTTAAGTAACTGtcaaaataaacattatatttaaactaactatacaatataatacaatggacaacaaccatccaaacaaggtGTAAAAGTTGAGTCGGGTTTAATCGAGCTTGAGGCCTGTTTTTATGTTTATTCTTGTAGTGTATCGAGTTTAATTGTGTGGGCTggtaaaaatgattaaaatagaGACTAGATTCAATTAATGAAAAGTAAAATCCACATAGGCGCCACATAGGTAATTTTATGTGGGAATATGGTGATTTGATGGATGGAGGGTAAATATGGTCATAAAGTTGGATGAAAGGGTACATATATCATAACAATATAACTAACGGTATAGGTGACCCTTTTCAAAGAATACAAGGGCAAATAATGATCTTTTTTCGTTATTATTCTTGTTCTATTGTTCCCTATACGGTATATTTGATTTGCTGTACGGTTTgttaaaataaaagacatagTTCATAAGTTGTTAAGAATGTCAATAGTCTACTACTggtaagtatataaaaaaaacaagggGGAGTAATTTAGATCTATCATATTGTCACCCTAATATACACCTTGATTTTGTCATTTAGATCTAACATATACCTCTTGATATGAAAGTGAATCATATATACTTTTTACTTTTGTACAAATGACTTACATATACATTTACCGTTATAAACagagctcacatatacccttcatctAAAGGAAGTGAAGAAATTAGTctgaaatttatttcttttactttaaatttcaaagaaaattcatGTAAGGTTGTATATATAATCTTTCTAACAAAGTTTAAGGTATATTATAATTCCTTTcacacaaaattattttttggctTCTTTGATTATCATTTATCCAATTTcttacttttcttcttctttcaatctttagtgtaaagaaaaaaaatttaaattaattttttgtgctatattgtaatttagtttttgtatttgtaaaagggaaaaatggacatctataaaatattttgtaagaaaattagtgaaacataaataaatttgaccatcaaaataataaatagtccctccgtttaaaaaagaatgaccctattttatttttagtctattttaaaaagaatgacctgtTTCCTTTTTTGACgacactttaattttaactttccacTTGTCATGTTTAAGAGCACAaaattaaagggcattttggtaggtttaacataactttaatttagaattacaagattaaaaggtcttctttcttttcttaaacttcgttccaagtcaaattagacaatccttttttaaatggagggagtataaaTTAGTCGttgagaaaaaaagtaaaaataaatacatgtgatgtaacaccccgtacaaaaaatagaacaaaaatcattttttttcagaaaaatttgcaagtgcaaccaacggtggcatcgacaatctgtcctgcacaaccgtcgatgggatcaaaaatctcaaaaactCAACCGGCAAAAAATTagctaagtcttgatcgacggacggactgacggtccgtaggtccgatgatggtccgtagtccgtgaccgccgatcgagacccccattcacccacgctcagacaagagctacggatgaccagtacggtccgtaggtggaaaatttgcagacagttaaggggaaatgcagttggatCAACTTCGGATGGTCATAAcccttagcacaaaatgaattaggtgtcccataaCCTACcaacagatagataattgaattagctttccatagcaccgaccttgctaaaataagacctttgagtaaaaagttatgcccattttagtaaaggcctgtcgaacaggacCAGTCGATGGACCCAACGACGAGGCATCGGTCAGACGACcaaccgtcagtcctggccatcGTTTGGTCTGACAACAACTTTCACAtgggtcttttggacctttcccacttactccaattaaaaaaaaactaaatcaaaattaaaaccttaagttacatcgttttgatcctaaatcatcatattttagtcagtttaaacctagaaacataactaaaacatatctaggtcaaatcattaaatcaaaatttagaaaattagaagcaagaaagaagaaaaagctcaagaaccctagttcaagaacgcaacaagttgcagcagttccagcccgaaacataagtatttttccgttgatttcatcaccaggcatgtggaatttcactagtgggttcctttcacccattgggtccctagttttcaggcAGATTCTTAATTCCCATATCATGCTTAGACctaaggtttctagaacttcaacagaacttcatgaattaattagttatatgttccagaTCAgatattactcagattattgcatgaatttcaaaatcttttagttcttaaattacacatgctaggtcagatagttcagacacttcagatatacatgcctcatttataaatgcataattaccagattaattgttgcattctcagtttacATGTTCGGTTTTGAGATAttcagtatttacaaaaaaacaaacataatcagtaaatttacataattcattgggagtagcataataccgagttggactagggtttagcgtacccaatagtcccaaaactactagccaagtaggttgtaagtcccctctgtggataatcagtttagtgatcacgctagcatgcctttatacctttgacagggtatattgggtcctctcgacgGGGCATATACaccggactccacatttagctcatgtggttttattattgattactagtagctcccacagatcagtcagactctctgcattggtcatttatcagtatatttagtttcagcatgttatgaATTGGTCATTGCGTCcaattagctcagaattcagtttattatgttagattattatacttgcttttattcttgttcagttatattttatttcagctttactttatcctacatgctcggtgcctttcaagtactgacgcatacgtgcgctacatcttctcatgatgtaggttcaggttctcagcatccaaatCACGCAAACATCGATTTTTGATCTCCAGTTCAACAAATTcatttgtgagtcctcattctccgaggacaacagtcatgagtgtcatttcagtctttagctagatttagctgggggcttgtcccagtatttctagtccagtttagaggcttatttcagacatagttaaattcagcttagtattgagttaatatttcctttatattaaactcatcagttttcatatatatatatatatgtgtgtgtgtgtgtgtgtgtgtgtgtgtgtgtgtgtgtgtgtgtgtgttttagcatatggatattccccatcttttcatatttaattatgatttaacttccatatcagtttattatctttagtatgttcatgatcatgccagcagggttagcttgggatcacttgtggtcctaggttccgtgtccgcgtctcgggggtagatCGGGGCGTGACATGTGAGGAGGATCAAATATATCCCATatggataatatttttaaaaagtaaatagaaattatttttttcctgtTCCGTTAgagaaaaaagatatatataagtCATCTATATAATattccctccgtttaaaaaagaattacctcattttgtttttagtttgtttgaaaaataatgacctctttctttttttgataatattttaatttcagtttgctacgtgacatgtttaaagcCACAAGATTGAAggaaaatttaatacattttgacataactttaatttagaaccaagAGATTTAAATGTCATCTTTATTTCCAAAAACtttgtgtcaagtcaaaccatgtcactctttttgaaatggagagcgtaataaaattatatatgaatcACTTTTCTAACAAGAGGTATATTAGTTCTAAATTGCAAAGCTAAGCTCTATGAATCCATGTAGTTAGGGGTGTACATGGGTCGATTTGATTTGgttattcattaaaaaaaaatctaaaacaatTATGCAggtttcttaaattttaaaaccaaatcaaatcacataaagttagtttttttttgtttcgacTTTAGttgattctttatttttttttccaattttttacAACTATATTGTGTTTGAAAAAGagatcaaatatattttcactTATCTGTATGATAagctaaatttaaaaaatgttaaatgaaTAGCAATCATCAAAAAGACGATAAAATCCACATGagtacaaatatttttttagatataaatGTTCagtatgttaaattaataaagattAAAAGCTACAATCAAACTGAATACAAAAcgtaatatttataaagtaaattgCTAACTTCGAATGTGAAAACTATAACAATATTATTGTAACTTTGATCTTAGTACAAAATAAACTATTTACATAGTTTTACAAGcgcaaatttgaaataatatatataaacattgaaaactataaactaactaaatatatattaacaaagtaaattataaataatatttttttatctataaataaataaaattatatatttatattatgtcgatttgatttgacttttttttaatatcaaatcaaattaagaaTGGATCGTTTTTTCTTTCCAACATCAAACCAATCAAACcaaatcataaattattttttataatttaattcgaTTCATCAATACAATTTGACTTTACGATTTGACTTGTACATCCCTACGTGCAGCTGGAGCCTGGAGCACAAAAAAAGCATAGGTAGAACATTAAAAAATGTGAACTTGTCCACATGAGATAAATAATCAGCTACATTTAGGTACACTACTCTCTAGCCTACGATACAGTAGGTGCGTGCTTATCGCGCTCtgtctctttctctctcttctaCTCTCATCCTCATCGGAGTTTCAAGATTACACCTACAAAATCCCTTTTTTAGATCTCACCATTTCCCTCTGTCATTCTGTTTTATATCTGTGTTTGTTGAATTATCAAAGAAAATGGACTTCAACTGACCTTAGTGTTCAAGTCAGTCTTAGTGATTCGTTTGTTACAGTGTACAAACACAAGTGGCGAGTTTCTGGATCCTACATTACATAGTGGATGTTGCAATTAGAGTGTATGGTAGGGATATGTGCAGAATAGAGGGAGTAATGGAAGAGAGGGAAAGGAGAAGAAGGAAGTGGGAATTGGGGCTAAAAGGGACAGCTTTAGGAGATGGTCGTGTGGAGAAACTGAAGAGTTGCATAATTTTCCCGCGGTCCAGATTGAAGCTATGGATAATAAGGGCTACAACAATGGTTCTATTGTGGACTTGCTTAGTACAATTGACGACATTAGGGGAACTTTTGGGGCCTAGTGCTTTCAAAGGATGGCCTTGTTGCTTTTCTCAGGAGTCTGCTTCATCATTTCTTGTTAAATCACTTCCACCAAAGAGTGAGCAGTTTTGtttctttcccttttcattACTATCAAtagattttatcttttttttactaTTCTACTTGTACAAATAATTTGGTATGGTAATGATATAGTAGTATCTTTGAAACAAAAGGGAAACAACCATGGAAATTGTGTTATAGTAAAGAGAATACTGCTTTTTCCTAAGAGAAAATATATGAAACTATTGATGTATATAGATTAATGTTATGTATGCACATTGTTGAAGGAGGACTTGTCAATGAAGAGATCTTTCTTCAGTTTTGTGGCATGTGCTGATTATATAGAATTTTGAAACATGTGATTAAGATGTTTGAGTATATTGCTAGGATATCTTAGTGGAGTAACTAAAAGAGGTACATATCAAGTTGCTGTCAGCAGTTATTCTATTCGGACGAAAAAATTGTTGGGCAATTTCCTTCACTGTGCatatgttttgattttgtgCTCTGTCGCATATTTTTCATGGATATATGGTTGTGACTTCTAATCCAAGCAGTTAGCGAGACTGACCATTCTGAtgattatttttgaaatcaggGGTTTACCAGAATAATGGTTATCTCATGGTTTCATGTAATGGAGGTCTTAATCAAATGCGAGCAGCCGTGAGTTACTTTAGATTATATCAGTTTGCTCTCTCATGTGGATGTAATAAGACAAGATTACACCATTCTGAATTTGACTTTTCCCCTTTTTCTTTGCCTTTTTTGTTGTTCCAGATATGTGATATGGTTGCTATAGCAAGATATTTGAATGTGACTCTTATAGTGCCTGAGCTGGATAAAACTTCCTTTTGGGCTGATCCGAGGTTTGTGTCCTTGAGtatcttgtatttttatttttattttgtggtcTTATGAATCACTAGCTTCTTTAGAAAAAGTATGATGGTGTGTCatacaatttaaaaattcaatcttgAGTTGCAGTGAATTTCAAGACATATTTGATGTTGATCATTTTATAACATCCTTAAGGGATGAAGTTCGAATATTGAAAGAGCTACCCCCAAGACTGAAGAGGAGAGTAGTGCTAGGAATGATTTATACCATGCCTCCTATTAGTTGGTCTGATATTTCTTACTATCAAGATCAGGTTTGTTCTTTCATGGCACAATGTGTTCGTACGTGATACTTGCAGCCTCTTTCCTGGTAATGACTGTCAGATTTACTGAATACAGGTCCTTCCATTGATTCGGAAATATAAAGTCGTTCACTTGAACAGAACTGATGCTCGGCTTGCCAATAACGGTCAGCCTTTTGAAATTCAGAAACTGCGATGCCGAGTCAATTTTAGTGCCTTGAAATTTACCCCTCAGATAGAAGAGTTGGGTAAAAAGGTTATTCGACTTCTCAGGCAAAAGGGTCGTTTTATGGTGCTGCACCTGAGGTATGAAATGGATATGTTAGCTTTCTCTGGCTGTAATCAGGGCTGCAACAAGGAGGAGGTTGAAGAGTTGACGAGAATGAGGTGATGTAATATCTTGTAGTCAGCGGTGGCCTTAAGGTATCCCTCTTTCTTTGTCTGACCTAATCCTTTTACAGATACGCTTATccgtggtggaaagaaaaaatcATTAACTCTGAATTGAAAAGGAGAGATGGTCTCTGTCCTTTGACACCTGAGGAGACTGCTCTTACTTTAAGGGCATTAGACATTGATTCTAGCATCCAAGTCTATATTGCTGCTGGGGAGATTTATGGTGGGACAAGGAGAATGGCGAGTCTTGCGGCAGCTTATCCAAATTTGGTAGCCAGAAAGCTTTAAGTTTTCCTTTAAGCTTTGGTATATGTTTTCCTGGATTGGCTGACTCTCGCCTTTTGTGCTGGTTCTTGTTATGAGCAGGTGAGGAAGGAGACACTACTAGAGCCTTCTGAGCTTAGATTCTTTCAAAATCACTCTTCACAGATGGCAGCACTAGATTATCTTGTTTCACTGGAGAGTGATATCTTTGTTCCAACATATGATGGAAACATGGCTAAAGTTGTCGAAGGACATCGCAGGTACTTTCTGCCGATAAGTTTGTCTATTTATGCAACCTATTAGGAGCCGTGGAAGAAATTAATAGGGTTTGCATGGTTCATAAGTAGCTTCTCACTAAAGATGCATATTATTGTGAAACATTCTACCGGTTAATAGTCTCATTTCAATTTTAGCTTCTGTAGTAAACAATGTACTTTATAAGTAGCTTTTGATTAAGGACTTCTATGTAAAAGTCTCCCATTCTATGCAGACATCTTGGATTCAAGAAAACGGTTTTGCTGGACAGAAAGCTCCTCGTAGATTTGATTGACCAGTATAATGCTGGATCGTTTACGTGGAATGAGTTTTCTGCTGCTGTTAAGGAAGCTCACACTGAACGTATGGGAAACCCTACTAAGAGGTTGGTTATTCCTGACCGGCCTAAAGAAGAGGATTATTTCTACTCTAATCCGTGGGAATGCTTAGAACCATCTCATGAGAGTGAAATATCAAGTATTATATAAAGTCATGGTGGTGGTAAGATAATAGCTATTAGAAGAAAAGATTACCGTGCAGTTCTGTGACATGCTTTGAGAAATACTTCTCCACACTGCATGATTGTTGAGAAACAGGATATCGCGTGGAGGCGGCTGTTGAAGTTCAGGATGAGGTGCATTTCTGAGCCCCTAAAGACCTTCGTAGCCTCGGGGCTGGTACATTAGAATGTGGTACGTAAATTAATAATCGATTCATGTATAAAAGCTGCCCTGTCTTTGCTGAATTCCATCTGCGCCATGTACACAAGAAGGGTGAAATGTAGATTTATATTATCGGATGCAGGGATTCACCAATACCTTAGTTGGGggttccatttttttttaatgtagcCCATTTAAACACTTGGCTGATTATTCTTCATAGTTCA
This portion of the Solanum pennellii chromosome 12, SPENNV200 genome encodes:
- the LOC107007491 gene encoding rhamnogalacturonan I rhamnosyltransferase 1-like; the protein is MCRIEGVMEERERRRRKWELGLKGTALGDGRVEKLKSCIIFPRSRLKLWIIRATTMVLLWTCLVQLTTLGELLGPSAFKGWPCCFSQESASSFLVKSLPPKRVYQNNGYLMVSCNGGLNQMRAAICDMVAIARYLNVTLIVPELDKTSFWADPSEFQDIFDVDHFITSLRDEVRILKELPPRLKRRVVLGMIYTMPPISWSDISYYQDQVLPLIRKYKVVHLNRTDARLANNGQPFEIQKLRCRVNFSALKFTPQIEELGKKVIRLLRQKGRFMVLHLRYEMDMLAFSGCNQGCNKEEVEELTRMRYAYPWWKEKIINSELKRRDGLCPLTPEETALTLRALDIDSSIQVYIAAGEIYGGTRRMASLAAAYPNLVRKETLLEPSELRFFQNHSSQMAALDYLVSLESDIFVPTYDGNMAKVVEGHRRHLGFKKTVLLDRKLLVDLIDQYNAGSFTWNEFSAAVKEAHTERMGNPTKRLVIPDRPKEEDYFYSNPWECLEPSHESEISSII